In Littorina saxatilis isolate snail1 linkage group LG8, US_GU_Lsax_2.0, whole genome shotgun sequence, a single genomic region encodes these proteins:
- the LOC138972993 gene encoding uncharacterized protein — MSQKFPPNSRGSMLLKLALNQLKATAETPSDGIVQVEEVNKTDNRTNTIGFNARPGRPPELSRSLGQGTRQGFHQSAESAGGRDRDEKSRDSESSRMRRSQSCSPGDSDRSERSCRSRSKERARRSRSPREDKLKEEKERDKERDRSREKERDKDSGRDRCSRDDNRDRDPVRTDRERSSGQERDRDQDQFEREKRDRDRSPRESRSREDDPDKERKDRDSEGDSDSGRDRGRGRDEGRGRNRDRDIDAGRDRDGGRDRDKGKKRYREREGRQRERNQEREDEVRFVKTGWRSGGDCDRNREDSGGRGGHRGNDRRDFPGRQGCPPQSSRSPGQGARPKTSDGRRGFRQPAEPAREWSSYSDSDDDYLPGSEDDTDSSNNDATAPCGVPGTTSEPDESIIYPFLRKSDGASWSPGIPSESLKAAGLYTSSQPPSSSSSRSITRPSGSKSSSQPASKPSDSGRDRGRGRDEGRGRNRDRDIDAGRDRDGGRDRDKGKNRYREREGRQRERNQEREGEDRFVKTGWRSGGDCDRNREDSGGRGGHPGNDRRDFPGRQGCPPQSSRSPGQGARPKTSDGRRGFRQPAEPAREWSSYSDSDDDYLPGSEDDTDSSNNDATAPCGVPGTTSESDESIIFPFLRKSDGARWSPGIPSESLKAAGLYTSSQPPSSSSSRSITRPSGSKSSSQPASKPSSSTNTRPSGIRIHIAANTNGKRVYDKENWCKFCNSPSTNLAKHQFSKHKKEPEIVEILSKPKNSAERRFLLERVRNLGNYNHNCRVLKKNKGKLIPWRSPSEKVNPLCYIPCEFCLGFFVRNELWRHQQRCKFRKTSKNGRNVISRAESLLPSNMECSGGLKENIFDGMHSDGFTFVAKRDHLIVKFGEKLYQKHGHLQHRRQFMRQKIRELARFLLVAREEDSTITALQSCIRPDKFLVVISAVKKLCGYDSLTHVYENPSLALKIGHSLKKCATILRSQALIEGNSELQQVSADFVDLCDSDWKEHISSAALSTLASKQNNKPHVLPLTEDMKKVTKYMAEERERCLNTLRSEPTVAAWHALAKVSLSNIIMFNRRRSGEAARILLTDFEAAKENSLPEDDILSALSDMEKELVAHFTRVEVCGKRGRRVPVLLTKAMHAEIEQLLLSREEVGVMSSNPYVFARPYFDSEQHLAGHTCLKEAVEASGAQNPQNITSTKLRKHLATVSQILNLSEHELEQVCGFLGHNILVHREYYRLPSDTYQLAKVSRLLMAAETGEISKFQGKSLSDIHLNKDLEFQDSEIEEEEEVEIDDLMPAHTTSTSHSVAEEGNSSTASSHELPTVSSSCQNEKRALHKKREQKPWRHGQKDFLSPDQNKAICTHFSSFIDSFRVPAKADCDNILAKEPLLQAKSWLKIKCTVRNAIEKRKRELKRVQNPSSVNT; from the exons ATGTCGCAGAAGTTTCCCCCCAATAGCAGAGGCAGCATGCTTCTGAAGCTGGCTTTGAATCAGCTCAAAGCTACAGCAG AAACTCCTAGTGACGGCATTGTACAAGTGGAAGAGGTGAACAAAACGGACAATAGGACCAACACCATTGGCTTCAATGCGCGTCCGGGACGCCCACCTGAGCTTTCACGCAGTCTAGGGCAGGGTACGAGGCAAGGATTTCATCAGTCAGCCGAATCTGCTGGAG GCCGAGATAGGGATGAGAAGTCCAGGGACTCGGAGTCCAGCAGGATGAGGCGCTCTCAGAGCTGCTCCCCTGGAGACAGCGACCGCAGCGAAAGGTCATGCAGGTCAAGGTCCAAGGAGAGGGCAAGAAGGTCACGATCACCCAGAGAGGATAAGCTGAaagaagagaaggagagggacaaggagagagacaggAGCAGAGAGAAGGAACGAGACAAAGACAGTGGGCGAGACAGATGCAGCAGGGAcgacaacagagacagagatcccGTTCGcacagacagggagaggtcTTCCGGCCAAGAACGAGACCGTGACCAAGATCAGTTTGAGCGAGAGAAGAGAGACCGTGACCGCAGCCCGAGAGAGAGCAGGAGCAGAGAGGACGACCCAGACAAAGAGAGGAAAGATAGAGATTCGGAGGGGGACAGTGACAGCGGAAGAGACAGAGGTCGGGGCAGAGACGAAGGAAGGGGGAGGAACAGAGACCGAGACATAGACGCAGGAAGGGATAGAGacggaggaagagacagagataagggAAAAAAAAGGTACCGAGAGCGAGAGggcagacagcgagagagaaacCAGGAGAGAGAGGACGAGGTCCGCTTTGTCAAGACCGGCTGGAGGTCAGGCGGTGACTGCGACAGGAACCGAGAGGACAGTGGGGGCCGGGGTGGTCACCGTGGCAACGACAGAAGGGACTTCCCTGGGCGCCAGGGATGCCCACCTCAGTCTTCACGCAGTCCAGGGCAGGGTGCCAGGCCAAAGACCAGCGACGGAAGGCGAGGATTTCGTCAACCAGCTGAACCTGCTAGAG AGTGGTCTTCTTACAGCGACTCGGACGATGACTATCTTCCCGGCTCAGAAGATGACACTGACTCGAGCAACAATGACGCCACAGCACCATGTGGAGTGCCAGGGACCACCAGTGAACCCGACGAGTCCATCATCTATCCCTTTCTACGTAAATCTGATG gtgcAAGTTGGTCACCAGGTATTCCATCTGAATCTCTAAAAGCTGCAGGTCTCTACACCTCATCACAGCCACCCTCTTCTTCATCGTCCAGAAGCATCACTCGACCAAGCGGGAGTAAATCTTCATCCCAGCCAGCATCTAAACCCAGTGACAGCGGAAGAGACAGAGGTCGGGGCAGAGACGAAGGAAGGGGGAGGAACAGAGACCGAGACATAGACGCAGGAAGGGATAGAGacggaggaagagacagagataagggAAAAAACAGGTACCGAGAGCGAGAGggcagacagcgagagagaaaccaggagagagagggcgaggaCCGCTTTGTCAAGACCGGCTGGAGGTCAGGCGGTGACTGCGACAGGAACCGAGAGGACAGTGGGGGCCGGGGTGGTCACCCTGGCAACGACAGAAGGGACTTCCCTGGGCGCCAGGGATGCCCACCTCAGTCTTCACGCAGTCCAGGGCAGGGTGCCAGGCCAAAGACCAGCGACGGAAGGCGGGGATTTCGTCAACCAGCCGAACCTGCTAGAG AGTGGTCTTCTTACAGCGACTCGGACGATGACTATCTTCCCGGCTCAGAAGATGACACTGACTCGAGCAACAATGACGCCACAGCACCATGTGGAGTGCCAGGGACCACCAGTGAATCCGATGAGTCCATCATCTTTCCCTTTCTACGTAAATCTGATG gtgcAAGGTGGTCACCAGGTATTCCATCTGAATCTCTAAAAGCTGCAGGTCTCTACACCTCATCACAGCCACCCTCTTCTTCATCGTCCAGAAGCATCACTCGACCAAGCGGGAGTAAATCTTCATCCCAGCCAGCATCTAAACCTTCATCGTCGACCAATACTCGACCAAGCGGCATAAGAATCCATATTGCCGCAAATACAAATGGCAAAAGAGTGTACGATAAAGAGAACTGGTGCAAGTTCTGTAACTCCCCAAGCACCAACCTCGCTAAACACCAGTTTTCGAAACATAAGAAGGAACCTGAAATAGTGGAAATTTTGTCTAAACCCAAGAACTCAGCAGAAAGGCGTTTTCTGCTGGAAAGAGTGCGGAACCTTGGTAACTATAATCACAACTGTCGCgttcttaaaaaaaacaagggtAAACTAATACCCTGGCGATCACCCTCAGAAAAAGTGAACCCTCTGTGCTACATCCCCTGTGAATTTTGCCTGGGCTTCTTTGTAAGAAACGAACTGTGGCGGCACCAACAACGCTGCAAATTCCGGAAAACTTCAAAAAACGGAAGAAACGTCATATCCAGAGCTGAATCTTTGCTTCCATCCAACATGGAGTGCAGCGGAGGCttgaaggaaaacatttttgaTGGCATGCATTCTGATGGCTTCACTTTTGTTGCTAAAAGAGATCACCTCATTGTGAAGTTCGGCGAAAAACTGTATCAGAAACATGGCCACTTGCAGCACAGACGACAATTCATGCGGCAAAAAATCAGAGAGCTTGCCCGGTTCTTGTTGGTAGCCAGAGAAGAGGACTCTACAATCACAGCACTTCAATCTTGTATTCGTCCCGACAAGTTCCTTgtggtgatttctgctgtcaaaAAACTCTGTGGGTATGATTCACTCACACATGTTTATGAAAATCCATCACTGGCCCTTAAGATTGGGCATTCTCTCAAGAAGTGTGCGACAATTCTGAGAAGTCAAGCACTCATAGAGGGAAACAGTGAACTGCAGCAAGTGTCTGCGGACTTCGTGGATCTATGCGATTCTGACTGGAAAGAACACATCTCATCTGCTGCCCTCTCAACATTGGcctcaaagcaaaacaacaagcCACATGTTCTGCCACTGACGGAAGACATGAAGAAAGTGACAAAATATATGGCGGAGGAAAGGGAACGGTGCTTGAACACCCTGAGGTCAGAGCCAACAGTTGCAGCATGGCATGCTCTTGCTAAGGTTTCACTGTCGAACATCATCATGTTCAATCGTCGCAGGAGTGGTGAAGCTGCCAGGATTTTGCTTACAGACTTTGAAGCGGCAAAGGAGAATTCCTTGCCTGAGGATGACATCCTAAGCGCTCTCTCGGACATGGAGAAAGAACTTGTCGCTCACTTCACACGAGTTGAGGTGTGTGGCAAAAGAGGACGCAGAGTGCCTGTGCTGTTAACGAAAGCAATGCATGCCGAAATTGAGCAGCTACTGCTTTCTCGTGAAGAGGTTGGTGTAATGTCGTCCAACCCGTACGTCTTTGCCAGACCTTATTTTGACTCAGAGCAACATCTCGCTGGTCACACCTGTCTCAAAGAAGCCGTTGAAGCAAGCGGGGCCCAGAATCCACAAAACATCACCAGCACAAAGCTTCGGAAGCACTTGGCTACTGTCTCACAAATACTGAACTTAAGCGAGCACGAACTGGAGCAAGTCTGTGGATTTTTAGGTCACAATATCTTGGTGCATCGTGAGTACTATCGGCTCCCAAGTGACACATATCAGTTGGCGAAAGTAAGCCGTCTGTTGATGGCAGCGGAAACTGGGGAGATCTCAAAGTTTCAAGGAAAATCTCTCAGTGACATCCATCTGAACAAAGATTTGGAGTTTCAAGACTCTGAGattgaggaagaagaagaggtggAAATAGATGACCTGATGCCTGCTCATACTACATCAACCAGCCACAGTGTTGCTGAAGAAGGAAACTCTTCAACAGCATCATCTCATGAACTTCCTACAGTTTCCTCGTCTTGTCAGAATGAGAAACGAGCATTGCACAAAAAAAGGGAGCAGAAACCGTGGCGGCATGGACAAAAAGACTTTCTCTCTCCAGATCAGAACAAAGCCATCTGTACGCATTTCAGCAGCTTCATTGACAGCTTTCGTGTTCCCGCAAAGGCGGATTGCGATAACATTCTGGCCAAAGAACCTTTGCTGCAGGCAAAATCTTGGCTGAAAATTAAGTGCACTGTTAGGAATGCAATTGAAAAAAGAAAGCGAGAACTCAAGAGAGTTCAGAATCCTTCATCTGTCAACACTTGA
- the LOC138972994 gene encoding uncharacterized protein produces the protein MFQKDERHTLCRQWFTHVGLNISDLSDKQLRARLDKVRKPYDTFSKSLHRGNNEAKLKDYLFQQQSHFPLVSAMPTVPSVVPCAIENAPATPPADHPTGDELTHLKIASSGRQLAALRRSNEELSGSLLEAKNREMIYKDLLKEKTQSVTTLQADLTKLQGKAERSASHIKCVETQLCSAKEYIGKIRQTNFYKRLKRQETNLKKREENLKDHEDGGCIQTIERLKHKLKLCQTANSSLRAKLNSVKEKRQQDLDRHNQLTADLLEEAVVHTVKTTEEGPRKKFTHDVIKTTIGLISCGVSAKNSGHVIQTVARNLFHTDIDDKDVPSERTSLRFADQGHYLAKYHVAETVLDSDNFDIHFDGTTRDHRKYVGQQVTTSAGSLSCGFTEVATEDAKTLVDVTVSLLQEVAQVYDKERCFKAALQKCSGLMSDRAAPNKLMKKDFNDLRKATLGTEEDLQFLYCNAHYLLGLGTSAEKSLKELQTEWGQQRIGRDNAAQFGHWQAKEAAAVRYVRMACEVLGPRGDDQCGCRDAWLAYCEMTNKTSTVPSFKSNRFNSIFYGATKLLAHRDDIIEFLSDYMPSRNQKLESVLKDAQSEEVNVFVATLAMVYERITGPYWTLLCAGETSYAEFFLPVVELHAQLREWRDDSASIFSPHVPSLFSIQVPDASSLAALLDLDEATQQKVQRAFSHFCVNFVAVTERQLDDFLPGGRYHAVQDPQVLERLRHSHITNLLGEACFGDLDISIYTHRNSSVHHHSTLTMLKRNKTMKAWFNQKSNEEQRQLLLNASSSGPEMRKRHRENDREVKASKRQKLQLQQQRTEADRQKKAREKADIAQEIRQDGGACSSAGDVDRLLERKALQREKLAALKTQIRFFRHVLGFKSELLKLTQDLPGLEQSLKEFLASQDPFPEHRDRVDNNLDEEDEPSESDSSASEHENDQRVDSDGFSFAQTGQTVAVFYDETFHVGTVTNILSADEAKVNFLKKSSLDNNRFSWPAKEDSDTVSSVFVFAWDFLLEPISTNARMWHVPNSTLQEQYNLYVEKYC, from the exons ATGTTCCAGAAAGACGAGAGGCATACTTTGTGCAGGCAGTGGTTTACACATGTTGGACTTAACATTTCAGACTTGTCTGACAAGCAGCTTAGAGCAAGACTCGACAAAGTACGCAAACCATATGACACTTTCTCTAAAAGTCTGCACAGAGGCAACAACGAGGCGAAGCTGAAAGACTATTTATTTCAACAGCAGTCTCATTTTCCCCTGGTATCTGCGATGCCTACTGTCCCGTCTGTTGTGCCTTGTGCAATAGAGAATGCACCTGCAACACCCCCAGCTGACCATCCAACCGGAGATGAATTGACTCATCTAAAGATTGCATCAAGTGGCAGGCAGTTAGCTGCACTACGCAGGAGCAATGAAGAGCTCAGTGGGAGTCTGTTGGAAGCAAAGAACCGAGAGATGATTTACAAGGACCTTCTCAAAGAGAAAACTCAAAGCGTAACCACCTTGCAGGCAGACTTGACAAAACTTCAAGGCAAAGCTGAACGTAGTGCATCTCACATAAAATGTGTGGAAACCCAGTTGTGCAGTGCCAAGGAGTACATCGGCAAAATTCGGCAAACAAACTTTTACAAGAGACTGAAAAGGCAGGAAACCAActtaaaaaagagagaagaaaatctGAAAGATCATGAGGATGGTGGGTGCATTCAAACAATTGAGCGTCTGAAGCACAAACTCAAGTTGTGTCAGACTGCTAATTCAAGTCTGAGAGCCAAATTGAACAGTGTGAAGGAGAAGCGACAACAAGACTTGGACAGACATAATCAGCTGACTGCTGATCTTCTTGAAGAAGCTGTAGTACATACTGTGAAGACAACAGAGGAGGGCCCCAGGAAGAAATTCACGCATGATGTCATCAAAACTACCATTGGACTCATTTCTTGTGGGGTTTCTGCAAAGAACAGTGGCCATGTCATCCAAACAGTTGCGCGCAATCTGTTCCACACCGATATCGACGACAAAGATGTACCATCTGAACGCACATCTCTGCGGTTTGCGGATCAAGGGCACTACCTGGCTAAATACCATGTTGCCGAGACTGTGCTTGACTCTGACAATTTTGATATTCATTTTGACGGAACAACACGGGACCACCGGAAATATGTGGGTCAACAAGTGACCACAAGTGCAGGGTCCCTCAGCTGTGGATTCACAGAGGTAGCTACAGAAGACGCCAAGACTCTTGTGGATGTTACCGTCAGTCTCCTCCAAGAAGTGGCGCAAGTCTACGACAAAGAACGCTGCTTCAAAGCAGCTCTGCAGAAGTGTTCAGGACTGATGTCTGACAGAGCCGCTCCAAACAAGCTCATGAAGAAAGACTTCAACGACCTCAGAAAGGCAACCCTGGGGACAGAGGAGGATCTCCAGTTCCTGTACTGCAACGCCCATTACTTGCTTGGACTTG GCACAAGTGCAGAGAAGTCACTGAAAGAACTACAGACCGAGTGGGGGCAGCAGCGTATTGGCCGAGACAACGCAGCTCAGTTTGGACATTGGCAGGCAAAGGAGGCAGCAGCTGTTCGCTATGTGCGGATGGCCTGCGAGGTTCTAGGACCCAGGGGCGATGATCAATGTGGCTGCAGAGATGCATGGCTTGCATACTGTGAGATGACCAACAAGACGTCTACTGTGCCAAGCTTCAAATCTAACCGGTTTAACAGCATCTTTTATGGTGCAACAAAGCTGCTGGCACACCGTGACGACATCATAGAGTTCCTGTCAGATTACATGCCGAGCAGGAACCAGAAGCTGGAAAGTGTGTTGAAGGATGCCCAGAGTGAAGAGGTGAACGTTTTTGTTGCCACGCTTGCCATGGTCTACGAGAGGATCACAGGACCTTACTGGACTCTACTGTGTGCTGGGGAGACGAGCTATGCAGAGTTTTTCTTGCCTGTTGTGGAGCTGCACGCACAGCTGAGAGAGTGGAGAGATGACAGTGCCTCCATTTTCAGCCCCCATGTGCCGTCACTCTTCAGTATCCAAGTACCAGACGCATCGTCACTTGCAGCACTCCTAGATCTGGATGAGGCGACACAACAGAAAGTGCAGCGTGCCTTCAGCCACTTCTGTGTCAACTTTGTTGCTGTCACTGAGCGACAGTTGGACGACTTCCTGCCTGGTGGCCGATACCATGCTGTTCAGGATCCACAAGTGTTGGAGCGGCTGCGGCATTCACACATCACCAACCTCTTGGGAGAAGCCTGCTTTGGGGATCTCGATATTTCCATTTACACGCACCGCAACTCCTCAGTCCACCACCACAGCACTCTGACCATGTTGAAACGGAACAAAACAATGAAGGCTTGGTTCAACCAGAAGTCCAATGAGGAACAAAGGCAACTTCTTCTGAATGCATCCAGTAGTGGTCCTGAAATGCGAAAGCGTCACcgagagaatgacagagaggTGAAAGCCAGCAAAAGACAGAAGCTACAGCTTCAGCAGCAGCGGACAGAGGCAGATCGACAGAAGAAGGCAAGGGAGAAGGCAGATATTGCTCAAGAGATCCGTCAAGATGGGGGAGCCTGCAGCAGTGCTGGTGATGTCGACAGGCTGCTAGAACGAAAAGCTCTGCAAAGAGAAAAACTGGCTGCTCTGAAGACCCAGATTCGCTTTTTCCGGCATGTCCTGGGATTCAAGTCTGAGCTTCTGAAGCTCACACAGGACCTTCCAggcctggaacagtctctgaaGGAGTTCCTTGCGTCCCAGGACCCATTCCCAGAACACAGGGACAGGGTGGACAACAACCTTGATGAGGAAGACGAGCCATCAGAGTCCGACTCCTCTGCTTCAGAGCATGAGAACGACCAGCGAGTAGATAGCGACGGGTTTTCATTTGCCCAGACAGGTCAGACAGTGGCAGTGTTCTACGATGAAACATTTCATGTGGGCACTGTTACAAACATTCTAAGCGCAGATGAGGCAAAAGTAAACTTTTTAAAGAAGAGCTCTCTGGACAACAACAGATTTTCTTGGCCAGCCAAAGAAGACAGTGACACCGTcagcagtgtgtttgtgtttgcatgggacTTTTTGTTAGAACCGATCTCCACAAATGCACGGATGTGGCATGTCCCAAACAGCACTCTCCAGGAACAATATAACTTGTATGTGGAGAAGTACTGTTGA